The following are from one region of the Actinomycetota bacterium genome:
- the treZ gene encoding malto-oligosyltrehalose trehalohydrolase: MNGVWAPYAQSVELVCGGERAHLGGPDERGWWAAPAGFELAGRTYGFSVDGGPVRPDPRSPLQPEGVHGPSAPVDHSAFAWTDARWTAPPLAEAVIYELHVGTFSGPGTFTGVLDHLEHLCELGVTHVELMPVAQFPGRWGWGYDGVDLFAPHGGYGTPGELKALVDGCHARGLAVLADVVYNHLGPSGNYLGTFGPYFTDRYGTPWGQAVNLDGPDSDQVRAFFVDNARMWLDDYHFDGLRLDAVHAILDTSAVHLLEELAGSVPPHRVLIAESDLNDPRLVRPVEAGGYGLDAQWSDDLHHSLHALLTGERTGYYADFGSLADLAKALRQAFVYDGRYSRSRRRRHGRPPLGVPPSRFLGYAQTHDQVGNRAQGERLVHLAGEGGARVAAALVLCSPFVPMLFQGEEWGASTPFQYFTDHEDADLGRAVSEGRRREFAAFGWAPEEVPDPQDEATFERSRLRWDEVGGEPHAGLLDWHRRLVALRRDRGLHASGRAGPAEVTYDEQARWLVLDRQAVAVAVNFGTAEVSVPVRAGEVLMAWGDAGQATGALRLGPGAVAVTG; the protein is encoded by the coding sequence GTGAACGGGGTCTGGGCGCCCTACGCCCAATCGGTCGAGCTCGTCTGCGGGGGTGAACGGGCCCACCTCGGCGGTCCCGACGAGCGGGGCTGGTGGGCCGCCCCCGCCGGCTTCGAACTGGCGGGCCGCACCTACGGGTTCTCGGTGGACGGTGGCCCGGTACGCCCCGACCCCCGGTCCCCTCTCCAGCCCGAGGGCGTCCACGGGCCCTCGGCCCCCGTCGACCACTCGGCCTTTGCCTGGACCGACGCCCGCTGGACGGCCCCGCCGCTGGCCGAGGCCGTCATCTACGAGCTGCACGTGGGGACGTTCTCGGGGCCGGGCACCTTTACCGGGGTGCTCGACCACCTCGAGCACCTGTGCGAGCTAGGCGTCACCCACGTCGAGCTGATGCCCGTGGCCCAGTTCCCGGGCCGGTGGGGCTGGGGCTACGACGGTGTCGACCTGTTCGCCCCCCACGGCGGCTACGGCACCCCCGGCGAGCTCAAAGCGCTGGTCGACGGCTGCCACGCCCGGGGCCTGGCTGTGCTGGCCGACGTCGTCTACAACCACCTCGGGCCCTCGGGCAACTACCTCGGGACCTTCGGTCCCTACTTCACCGACCGCTACGGCACGCCCTGGGGCCAGGCCGTGAACCTCGACGGCCCCGACAGCGACCAGGTGCGGGCCTTCTTCGTCGACAACGCCCGCATGTGGCTGGACGACTACCACTTCGACGGCCTGCGCCTCGACGCCGTGCACGCCATCTTGGACACGTCAGCCGTCCACCTGCTGGAGGAGCTGGCCGGGTCGGTCCCCCCGCACCGGGTGCTGATCGCCGAAAGCGACCTCAACGACCCCCGCCTCGTCCGCCCCGTCGAGGCGGGCGGCTACGGCCTCGACGCCCAGTGGAGCGACGACCTGCACCACTCGCTGCACGCCCTGCTGACGGGGGAGCGGACTGGCTACTACGCCGACTTCGGTTCGCTCGCCGACCTGGCCAAGGCCCTACGCCAGGCTTTCGTCTACGACGGCCGCTACTCGCGGTCGCGCCGCCGCCGCCACGGCCGCCCACCGCTCGGGGTGCCCCCTTCCCGCTTCCTGGGTTATGCCCAGACCCACGACCAGGTGGGCAACCGCGCCCAGGGCGAGCGGCTGGTGCACCTGGCGGGCGAGGGCGGGGCCCGGGTGGCGGCCGCCCTCGTGCTGTGCTCGCCGTTCGTGCCCATGCTCTTCCAGGGCGAGGAGTGGGGGGCGTCCACCCCCTTCCAGTACTTCACCGACCACGAGGACGCCGACCTTGGCCGGGCTGTGAGCGAAGGCCGCAGGCGGGAGTTCGCGGCCTTCGGGTGGGCGCCCGAGGAGGTGCCTGACCCCCAGGACGAGGCCACGTTCGAGCGGTCGCGGCTGCGGTGGGACGAGGTGGGGGGCGAGCCCCACGCCGGCCTGCTCGACTGGCACCGCCGCCTGGTGGCCCTGCGCCGGGACCGGGGCCTGCACGCCTCGGGGCGGGCGGGGCCGGCGGAAGTGACCTATGACGAGCAGGCCCGGTGGCTGGTCCTCGACCGCCAGGCGGTGGCCGTGGCTGTCAACTTCGGCACGGCCGAGGTGAGCGTGCCGGTGCGTGCCGGGGAGGTGCTGATGGCCTGGGGCGACGCCGGGCAGGCCACAGGCGCACTCCGCCTGGGCCCCGGTGCGGTCGCCGTCACGGGGTGA
- a CDS encoding ATP-dependent DNA ligase, protein MRLPVMPPVRPMLAKLSREMPAGGPYVYEPKWDGFRAIVFRDGDEVEIGSRNEKPLTRYFPELLGPVKESFPDRAVVDGEIVIATSGGLDFDALLQRVHPAESRVRMLAEQTPASFVAFDLLSVGDDDLRAQPFAARRAALERAFSGAHPPVHLTPATRDRAVAEDWFDRFEGAGLDGVVAKRDDLPYRENDRVMLKVKHARTADCVVAGFRWHKGGGGVGSLLLGLYDDEGTLHHVGVASGFSRARQSELEADLTPLRAGALEGHPWAGWAQAAADATGGGRLPGGTSRWNAGKDVSWEPVRPERVVEVAYDHLQGDRFRHATSFVRWRPDRDPQSCTYSQLESAVPEELAAVFSLSK, encoded by the coding sequence ATGCGCCTGCCGGTCATGCCGCCCGTCCGTCCCATGCTGGCCAAGCTGTCTCGCGAGATGCCCGCGGGCGGCCCCTACGTCTACGAGCCCAAGTGGGACGGCTTTCGAGCCATCGTGTTCCGCGACGGGGACGAGGTTGAGATCGGCAGCCGCAACGAGAAGCCCCTGACCCGCTACTTCCCCGAACTGCTGGGCCCGGTCAAGGAGAGCTTCCCGGACCGGGCCGTGGTCGACGGCGAGATCGTCATCGCCACCTCCGGCGGTCTCGACTTCGACGCCCTGCTTCAGCGGGTCCACCCCGCCGAGTCTCGGGTGCGCATGCTGGCCGAGCAGACGCCCGCCTCGTTCGTCGCCTTCGACCTGCTGTCGGTAGGCGACGACGACCTGCGGGCGCAGCCCTTCGCGGCCCGGCGGGCGGCCCTCGAACGGGCCTTCTCGGGCGCCCACCCGCCCGTGCACCTCACCCCGGCCACGCGCGACCGGGCCGTGGCCGAGGACTGGTTCGACCGCTTCGAGGGGGCTGGCCTCGACGGGGTGGTGGCCAAGCGCGACGACCTGCCCTACCGGGAGAACGACCGGGTCATGCTCAAGGTCAAGCACGCCCGGACCGCCGACTGCGTGGTCGCCGGCTTCCGGTGGCACAAAGGGGGTGGAGGGGTGGGCTCCCTGCTGCTCGGGCTCTACGACGACGAGGGGACCTTGCACCACGTGGGCGTGGCGTCGGGCTTCAGCCGGGCGCGCCAATCCGAGCTGGAAGCCGACCTCACGCCGCTGCGGGCCGGCGCCCTCGAGGGCCACCCGTGGGCCGGCTGGGCGCAGGCCGCGGCCGATGCCACAGGGGGCGGGCGGCTGCCGGGCGGGACCAGCCGGTGGAACGCGGGCAAGGACGTGTCCTGGGAGCCGGTCCGGCCCGAGCGGGTGGTCGAGGTCGCCTACGACCACCTTCAGGGTGACCGGTTCCGCCATGCCACGTCGTTCGTGCGATGGAGGCCCGACCGCGACCCCCAGTCGTGCACTTACTCCCAGCTTGAGTCGGCCGTCCCCGAAGAACTGGCCGCCGTCTTCTCGCTGTCGAAATGA
- the treY gene encoding malto-oligosyltrehalose synthase encodes MPAPLATYRTQLHPGFGFYDVAALAPYLADLGVSHVYCSPYLQAVPGSTHGYNVVDHSRLNEELGGEQGFEAMVAALADHGLSHIADIVPNHMAVVPARANAWWWDVLENGQSSRWASYFDVDWAAGDRVLLPVLGDHYGRVLEAGEIAVVRRGGSFVVAYFDHEAPVSPRSLGELLAGAAQEAGSDELASIAVALGRLPLATAVDRDSVEERHRDKEVLRASLARLLAGQPAVAAAVGSALAAVNADPDHLDALLQRQNYRLAFWRTGGQELDYRRFFDVQELVALRVEDQAVFEESHGLVLGLVAEGKVDGLRVDHPDGLSDPLGYLRRLPSTYVVVEKILGPGEALAGSWPVAGTTGYEFLNQLTGLFVDPDGEGPLTEQYARYTGEEPDFEVVAHQARHDVMRDVLGADLERLTVLALRVCERHRLYVDYTRREVRDALREVAACFGVYRTYVVPGERPAPEDEAVVSRAVAAAAARRPDLDPDLLSFLHDVLLAKVPGEAEAELAVRFQQFTSPVAAKGEEDTAFYRHARFVALNEVGGSPGRFGTGVEEFHARNQEAAERWPATMLTTSTHDTKRSEDVRARLAAISEVPEQWALAVRRWSALCERHGPPDPNTVYLLFQTLVGAWPIDAERAVAYMAKAVKEAKVHTSWLVPDEQYEASVARFVDAVLSDEELGDDLAASVRPLVEAGRVTSLAQVLLKLTSPGVPDIYQGTELWDLSLVDPDNRRPVDFEARRALLAKVRDARPEEVLAMADEGAPKLWLVHRALAARRRRASSFAPGSSYRPLYAQGERAERAVAYLRGDGTGDGTGDGTGDGVVVVVPRLVVGLAAAGWDWGATALALPPGRWRDELSSSGLEGPGIEGTGPEGTVFQGTVAVGDLLGRFPVALLGRA; translated from the coding sequence ATGCCCGCGCCCCTCGCCACCTACCGGACCCAGCTGCACCCCGGCTTCGGGTTCTACGACGTCGCCGCCCTGGCGCCCTACCTGGCCGACCTGGGGGTCAGCCACGTGTACTGCTCGCCATACCTCCAGGCCGTGCCCGGCAGCACCCATGGCTACAACGTGGTCGACCACAGCCGGCTCAACGAGGAGCTGGGAGGCGAGCAGGGCTTCGAGGCCATGGTCGCGGCCCTGGCCGACCACGGCCTGAGCCACATCGCCGACATCGTGCCCAACCACATGGCCGTCGTGCCCGCCCGGGCCAACGCCTGGTGGTGGGACGTGCTGGAGAACGGCCAGTCCAGCCGGTGGGCGTCGTACTTCGACGTCGACTGGGCGGCCGGCGACCGCGTGCTGCTGCCCGTCCTCGGGGACCACTACGGCCGGGTGCTGGAGGCCGGTGAGATCGCCGTGGTGCGGCGAGGCGGCTCGTTCGTCGTCGCCTACTTCGACCACGAGGCCCCCGTGTCGCCCCGGTCCCTCGGCGAGCTCCTGGCGGGCGCCGCCCAAGAGGCCGGTTCGGACGAACTGGCCAGCATTGCCGTCGCCCTCGGCCGCCTCCCCCTGGCCACCGCCGTCGACCGCGACAGCGTCGAGGAGCGCCACCGGGACAAGGAGGTCCTGCGGGCCTCCCTGGCCCGACTACTCGCCGGCCAACCGGCCGTGGCCGCAGCCGTCGGCTCGGCCCTGGCGGCCGTGAACGCCGACCCCGACCACCTCGACGCCCTCCTGCAGCGCCAGAACTACCGGCTCGCCTTCTGGCGCACGGGGGGCCAGGAGCTCGACTACCGCCGCTTCTTCGACGTGCAGGAGCTGGTGGCCCTGCGGGTCGAGGACCAGGCCGTTTTCGAGGAGTCCCACGGCCTCGTCTTGGGCCTCGTGGCCGAGGGCAAGGTCGACGGGCTGCGGGTCGACCATCCCGACGGGCTCAGCGACCCGCTCGGTTACCTGCGGCGCCTCCCCTCGACCTACGTGGTCGTCGAGAAGATCCTCGGCCCCGGCGAGGCGCTGGCCGGTTCGTGGCCGGTGGCGGGCACGACCGGCTACGAGTTCCTCAACCAGCTCACTGGCCTGTTCGTCGACCCCGACGGCGAGGGGCCGCTCACCGAGCAGTACGCCCGTTACACCGGAGAGGAACCCGACTTTGAGGTGGTGGCCCACCAGGCCCGCCACGACGTGATGCGCGACGTGCTCGGTGCCGACCTGGAGCGCCTCACCGTGCTCGCTCTGCGGGTGTGCGAGCGCCACCGCCTCTACGTGGACTACACGCGGCGGGAGGTCCGGGACGCACTGCGCGAGGTGGCGGCCTGCTTCGGCGTCTACCGGACCTATGTGGTCCCCGGCGAGCGGCCCGCCCCCGAGGACGAGGCCGTGGTCTCCCGGGCGGTGGCCGCGGCCGCCGCCCGCCGGCCCGACCTCGACCCCGACCTGCTTTCCTTCCTGCACGACGTCCTGCTGGCCAAGGTCCCCGGGGAGGCGGAGGCCGAACTGGCCGTGCGCTTCCAGCAGTTCACCTCCCCGGTGGCCGCCAAGGGGGAGGAGGACACCGCCTTCTACCGCCACGCCCGCTTCGTGGCTCTGAACGAGGTGGGGGGGTCCCCGGGAAGGTTCGGCACCGGTGTCGAGGAGTTCCATGCCCGCAACCAGGAGGCGGCCGAGCGCTGGCCGGCCACCATGCTCACGACCTCGACCCACGACACCAAGCGGTCCGAGGACGTAAGGGCGCGGCTGGCCGCCATCTCGGAGGTGCCCGAGCAGTGGGCGCTGGCCGTCCGGCGCTGGTCGGCCCTGTGCGAGCGCCACGGCCCGCCCGACCCCAACACGGTCTACCTGCTCTTCCAGACGCTGGTGGGGGCGTGGCCCATCGACGCCGAGCGGGCGGTGGCCTACATGGCCAAGGCCGTCAAGGAGGCCAAGGTGCACACGTCGTGGCTCGTCCCCGACGAGCAGTACGAGGCGTCGGTGGCCCGCTTCGTGGACGCCGTGTTGTCCGACGAGGAGCTGGGCGACGACCTCGCGGCCTCCGTCCGGCCGCTGGTCGAGGCCGGGCGGGTCACCTCGCTGGCCCAGGTGCTGCTCAAGCTCACGTCACCAGGGGTTCCCGACATCTACCAGGGGACCGAGCTGTGGGACCTCAGCCTGGTCGACCCCGACAACCGCCGGCCCGTCGACTTCGAGGCCCGCCGCGCCCTGCTGGCCAAGGTGCGCGACGCCCGGCCCGAGGAGGTGCTGGCCATGGCCGACGAGGGCGCCCCGAAGCTGTGGCTCGTCCACCGGGCGCTGGCTGCCCGCCGGCGCCGGGCCTCGTCGTTCGCACCGGGCTCCTCCTACCGGCCTCTGTACGCCCAGGGTGAGAGGGCCGAGCGGGCCGTGGCCTACCTCCGGGGCGACGGCACCGGCGACGGCACCGGCGACGGCACCGGCGACGGTGTGGTCGTGGTCGTGCCCCGGCTCGTGGTCGGCCTGGCGGCCGCCGGGTGGGACTGGGGGGCCACGGCGCTGGCCCTGCCCCCCGGCCGTTGGCGCGACGAGCTCTCCAGCTCGGGGCTCGAGGGCCCAGGCATCGAGGGCACGGGGCCCGAGGGGACCGTGTTCCAGGGGACAGTGGCGGTGGGCGACCTGCTCGGGCGGTTCCCGGTGGCCCTGCTGGGACGGGCGTGA